The Bacillaceae bacterium IKA-2 DNA window CTCTTACAACAAGGCTTGATAATGACTCTTGATATTCTCCCCACTCGCCTCTTTCCCAGCGGCCGCCAACCTCTGTGAGAAAAGGTAAAACAACATATTGAAGAAAATTGGCTAAGCCATTTTGATAATAGGCATCCTGTAATATCATATTCATCCCAAGATCATTGCACTCTGTTCCTTCACGCAATAGATTTAAGACAATCTCATTTCTTATTTGTGGTTTTTTGACTGGTCGTATTTTAGTTGGGATTTGGATGTCTTTATTAAGTTCAGTTTTTTCAACAAGACTAGCTGCACGTTTAATCGAATGACCTTCTTCGACCAAGTACTTGGTATTGAGTAAGGTTTTTATATCATTTTCACTATAACATCGATATCCATTGTCTAACCTTATAGGTTTGACAAGTTGATAACGTTCTTCCCACTTCCGGATCAACTGTTTGGAGAGTCCAGTTAGTTGTGAGGCTTGTTTTATTGAGTAAGAATGTTGATCCAAGTGCTTCCCGTCCCTTCTGTTAAAGAAAATATCGATACGTTATACATATCATCTCAAATATATTATAGCAAATAATAGAAAATATAGAAACCCTAAACATTATACAAACGTTTGACAAAATAAAGAAAATTTGATATAAACTTATTAAGAATATAAAAAAAATTAAAAGTAAAATCATTCAATTTTATTTAGCAGTAACGAGTTTCTAAGAAGCGCATGGAAGAAGAATTGCTAGAATGGGAGACATGTTATGAAAAACCAACAAGGTAAACGACGAATTGCAGTCATAGGAGCAGGGGTAGCTGGTATCGTTGCGTCCTATATTTTACAACGTAAATATGATGTGTCGCTGTTTGAAAAAAATCATTATCTGGGAGGGCATACGAACACTGTCGTTATCGAAGCTGGGCCTGACAAAGGCTTGCCAGTCGATACAGGTTTTATCGTACTTAATGACAAAACATATCCATTGTTCAACCAGTTTTTGAATCAGCTGAATGTTAAAACGAGGACCAGCGATATGTCTTTCAGCTATTATGATCAGCGAGATCAATTTCAATTTGCTGGCACAAATTTGAATGGTCTTTTTGCTCAAAGAAAACATTTTTTTAGTCCATCATTCTATCAATTACTCGCAGGAATTATAAAATTTAGCAAACACGCATTGAATGATTTGGAGAATAATAGATTTAATGGGGAGACCTTAGGTCAGTACATCGAACGAATAAAAATACCAGATATAAGCACACAGCGATACTTGATACCGATGGGCGGAGCGATATGGTCAGCCTCGGAAAAAGACATATTGGATTATCCAGCAGAAAGTTTTGTCCGTTTTTTTAAGAATCATGGCTTGTTGTCACTTAAGGATATACCGGAATGGAAGACGGTTGTAGGTGGAAGTCACTCCTACGTCAAAGCCTTTGAAGAACAATTCAGCGGACAAATTCATTTAAATGCTGAAATTGATTTTGTTCGGAGAGAGGATGAACAGATTATCCTACGTATGTCTGATGGAACTGAACAGTGTTACGATGACGTTGTTTTGGCAACGCATGCCGATGAAAGTTTGCGCTTGCTTTTTGATCCTACAGATGAAGAAAAAAAGCGCCTAGGAGCTTGGAGCTATTCAAAAAACCATACTATTCTGCATACAGATACCTCTGTATTGCCAAAATTGAAGCGAGCGTGGGCGTCATGGAATTACATTCGTCACGATGATCAAGGGCAGTCTGGTTCTGTAACGTACCATATGAATCGGTTGCAGGGGCTAAATACGAAACAAGACTATTGTGTCACTTTAAATGGTAGTCAACTGATTTCCCCAGACAAAATAATTAAGGAAATGATTTATACGCACCCTATTTTTACAAATGAGTCATTGAATTCACAGGCGGGTTTACCACACTTAAATGGTAAAAATAATACGTATTTTTGCGGAAGTTATTTTGGTTACGGTTTTCATGAAGATGCAGTGAAATCTGCTGTCGATGTAGCGAGGAAAATGGGTTTGAGTCTATGAAAACAAAACTTTACGCTGGAGAAATGATGCATAAACGGATACAGCCTGTTGAACACAAATTTAACTATCCTATTTATTTTATGTCGATAGATCTAGATGAATTAGCTCAACAACAAGCATTTTTCAGCTACAACAAATTTAATATCCTATCTATTTACGATCGAGATTATTTACGGGGTCAAGGGACAATCAAGGAAAAACTGCAACACAGCTTACGAGTGGCTAATAAACCATACGTTGAAACAATATCAAAGGTTGAATTACTTACCATGCCCCGTTATTTAAATTATGTCTTTAATCCCGTTAGCTTTTTCTATTGCTATGACACTAACAAACAACTAGTTTGTGTAGTGGTTGAAGTGAGCAATACTTTCGGGGAAAAACATCTTTATTTCTTGGATAATGACAATCAGCGCTTACAAGCTACTCAACCGCAGCTGAAGAATAAGGAAATTTACGATTTACCAATTATGCAATTTCAAGAAAATAAAAATTTTCATGTTTCCCCCTTTAATAATCTCGACGGAGTATACCACTTTAAGCTCACCCAGTTAACTAATAAGGTGAGCATTGATATCGATTTGCATCAGCAAGATAAACTCAAATTGGCAACACGTTTACAAGTAAATGCGGTTCCGTTAACAAAATTGACTTTACTAGCTCATCTACTAAAGTTTCCTTTTACAGCATCTATTGCTATGCCGCGTATTTTGTTTCAGGCGGCTCAACTATTATACCGAAAAGGAGTGAAGGTACAAATGAAACCAAGATTATCTAGCCCAATGACTTTTTCTACCGTAAAGCCTTCTGTACTTGTGTCTTTACGTATGCGTTTGGTTTTTAAATATCTGAGTAACTTGAAAATAGGTGCGATTGTAGTATCGTTACCTGACTGGAGCGAAGAAGTATTTGGCGATGTTGACGCCAAATTTAAAGTAAAAATTGAAATTCATGATTACAACTTTTTTTCTAATGTGATGAAAAATGGCGATATTGGCCTTGGAGAATCTTACATGAAAGGCCATTGGTCTTGTTCTGATTTGACGAGTTTATTTCGTTTGTTTCTAGTCAATCGGGACCATTTAAATCACACCTCGGTTGGAAGGAATTGGATCAATAATAAACTGATTCGTATTAAACATACGCTTCGCCGCAACAGCTTATCTGGAAGCAGTAAAAATATTCGTGCACATTATGATTTAAACAATCAATTTTTTGAAGCGTTTTTGGATGATAGTATGACGTATTCTTCAGGTATCTATGATCACCCAAATCAAACACTAGAACAGGCTCAAGTAAACAAATTGCAAGCGATCATTCAAAAGGCACAAATCGGTCCCGAAGATCACGTTTTGGAAATAGGTTCAGGTTGGGGCAGCTTTGCTTTGGAAGCTGTGAAAACAACTGGCTGTCGAGTGACCTCTGTAACATTGTCTGAAGAGCAATTGAAATATGCAAGAGAAAAAGTTGAAAAGGAAGGCTTGTCAGATCGTATTGATTTTCAACTGTGTGATTATCGAAACATAACGGGGTCCTTTGATAAAATTGTTTCGATTGAAATGTTTGAAGCGGTTGGACATGAATATTATGGTGAGTTTTTTAAGATTTGTGACCGGCTTTTGAAACCAAATGGACTTTTTGTTATGCAGGTGATAACGATCGCAGACCAGTATTACGAGAATTATCGCCGTTCAACGGATTGGATACAAGCTTATATATTTCCAGGTGGAATAGTACCATCGTTGACGGCGATGACAAAAGCGATGACCAAAGATTCGGCGTTGGTCGTTGACGGCGTAGATAATATCGGGATGGATTATGCGCGAACGTTACAAGCTTGGAAAGCTCGTTTTTTTGAACAAACAGCTGAAATCAAAGCATTAGGTTTTGATGACGATTTTTTCCGGATGTGGGAATATTACTTGTGTTATTGCGAAGCAGGCTTTTTAACTCGCCAACTTGGTGTCTATCAGATGGTCATGTCAAGGCCAAATGAAACAATAGCTAATATAGAACAAAAAGCAAATTGAAGATTTTATTACTCAAATAAGTGAATTTCATAATATTCATAAATTAGCTACACTTAGTGGCGGAGAATTTGGATGATGAAATTCACTGAAAAACTTTAATTGGAAAAGGGGATTTATGCGATGATGCATTTTATTAAAGTTTACGCTATTGCGATTGTGATATTCTTTTTGATAGATATGCTTTGGTTAGGTGTAATTGCCAAGGATTTTTATCGGGAGCAACTAGGGACGATGATGAAAACAGAGTTTAATTGGATCGCGGCATTTTCATTTTATTTTCTTTTTATTGCTGCACTCGTATTTTTTGTAATCAATCCAGCGTTAGCAAATGAAAGCTGGAGATATGCCTTGTTTGCAGGTGCTTTTTTTGGGCTAGTTACTTATGCAACCTATGATTTAACAAATTTAGCAACACTGAATAATTGGCCATTGAAGATGACGATAGTAGATTTGATTTGGGGAACGGTGTTAGGAGGCTCAACATCGACAATCACTTACCTAATCGCTAAAAAGTTTTTTTTTTAAGACTTGATTTTCTGGCGATACAGAAGAAGACCACAAGGGGAAAAGGTGCCTGTCCCCTTGTGGTCATTTTTTGGGCAAAAAAAAATTTTTCGAAACTAATGCTTGAAAACGCATACAATTGATGGTATTCTAAATTTACAAGAACATCCGAAACGTTTTGGAGGAATGGTTGATGAGTACAATAAAGGATATTGCAAAAATAGCTGGAGTGTCAGTTACAACCGTTTCTCGAGCATTAAATGGTTATTCTGATGTTAATGAAAATACAAGAAAAAAAATAAAACAGATTGCAGTTGACTTGAATTACAGTCCAAATGTATTAGCTAGGAGCTTAGTCACAAATAAAACAAAGACAATTGGGCTACTAGTTTCTGGGATGAAGATGGAAAGCATTAAAGATAATTTCACTTATGAAATTCTTTGTGGAATAAATGATACGACGGCAAATTTAGACTACGATTTAATCTTTTTTAGCACAAGTACATCAAACCAAAAAGTGAAATCGTATGCTCAACTTTGCAGGGAACGTAAAGTCGATGGGGTTATTATTCAAGGAATAAAAACAGATGACCCGTATCTTCAAGAAGTAATTGACAGTGAAATTCCATGTGTCTTAGTGGATATACCAATAGAAGGTTCAAGTGTTGGTTATGTAACAACCGACAATGTATTAGGGGCAAAAAATATAACAAATTATCTTTTGAAATTAGGACATCGCCATATTGGGATGGTAAACGGACATAATCGGGCATTTGTAAGTCAGCAGCGTCTAGAAGGTTATCGAATAGCTTTAACTGAAGCTAACCTGACTTTTAATTGGTCATATGTTGTCAATGGTGCTTTTGATGAGGACGAAGCTTATAAAAGTGCAAGAAAGCTTTTGATCGATTTGCCTGAGTTAACAGCAATCATTTGTGCAAGTGATTTAATGGCACTAGGAGTATTAAAAGCTGCAAAAGAATTAGGTGTGTCTGTTCCTGAGGAACTTTCTGTAACAGGATATGATGATATTACCTTGGCATCTTATGTAACGCCAAAACTAACGACTGTTGCTCAAAATAAGTATTTAATGGGACAAAAGGCTACCGAATTGGTAGTGGCAATGCTCCAAGGAGATACAGGTGAGCGAAAGATTATTCTTGATACAGAGTTAAAAGTAAGAGAGTCAACAGCTAAGGTAAGAGGAGAATAGAGTGTATACTCTTTAGTCCTTTATAAAAAATCCGAAACGTTTCGGATAAACTGGTTTTGGCAATTTCTACAGTTATTTTTATCAAAATGCCTGAACGTTTCAGGAAGAAAGTAATTAAATTAAGGAGTGTTTATATTGTTAAATTATCATTCAGGTTCGAGTGAAACAAAAGGATGGATCGTAAGTGAAACAGAATTTAAACCTGAAGTTCAAGGTAAATGTGAGGCGATTATGTCGCTTGGAAATGGATATCTTGGCCTTCGTTCATCAACAGAGGAACCTTATCTAGGTCAAGTAAGAAATTTATTTGTTGCTGGAACTTTCAACAAATTTGATGAGCAAGAAGTAACAGAACTACCTAATGCTGCTGATATTGTTGAATTAAATATAACATTGAATGAAGAAAAATTTTCATTGGAAAAAGGCAAACTATTAGAATACCGGCGTGATCTTAATTTGCGAACGGGTGAATTAGAGCGTGAAATCGTCTGGGAAAGTCCTAAAGGTCAAAGTTATCGCCTTCTTTTCAAACGCTTTGTTTCGTTAAATAACCTTCGGCTTATTTGTTTAAAGCTTGAAGTTACTCCACTTTCAGAAGAGGTCGAAATTAATATTGCTTCTGGGATAAATGCTCAAGTGACAAACTCTGGTGTTCAACATTTTCATGAAGGTGAGAAAAGAATTTTTGATAATCAATACATTCAGCTTTTGCAGCAAACAACAGAGTCGAAAATTGATTTTGTACTTAATTCAGTACACGTTTGGAAAATCAAGGGCTCAAAGCTAGAGATTGATCCCAAATTGGTTATGGACCGACGTAAAGTATTTGTAGAAGGAAACGTAACTGTTGCTAAAGGCGAAACGGTTTCGTTCGAAAAAATAAGTAATATTTATACAAGTAGAGATAAAGAGTATGACAACGATAACTATACACTAGAAGTTATGCGTAAAAATGCTCTTTGTAACTTAAAAGAAGAAACTGTTAAAGGATATGATGAGCTATTTTTTGAGAGTGTTACAGAGTGGGAGCAACGTTGGGCGCAGATGGAAATTAAAGTGGAGAGTGAAAATGAATTTGACCAACTTGCCATTCGTTTTGCCCACTATCACTTGATCACTATGGCTCCAGGACACGATAATCGCTTTGGAATTGCGGCTAAAGGTTTATCGGGTGAAGGATATAAAGGACATTCGTTCTGGGATACAGAGATTTTTATTCTCCCATTCTTTACTTATACGTACCCAGAAACTGCTAGAAGATTACTAGAATATCGTTTCAATACCATTAATGGTGCACGTAAAAAGGCAAAAGATAATCACTATGAAGGTGCGATGTATTCTTGGGAATCTGCCTTTTCTGGAGAAGAAGTAACGCCAGTTTGGGGTGGTGTCGACATTGTTTCAGGAAAAGCAACGAAGATTTGGTCTGGTTTTATTGAGCAACACATTACTTCTGATATCGCCTTTGCGGTTTGGCAATATTACAAGATTACTGGCGATCAAAATTTCATGGATCAGTTTGGTTATGAAATACTGTTTGAGACGGCAACGTTTTGGACTAGTCGCTTAGAGTGGAATGACGAACAGAACCGCTATCATATAAATGAGGTCATTGGTCCCGATGAATACAAAGAGCATATTGATAACAATGCGTTCACAAACTACATGGCTCATCAAAATATCGAGTTAGCCATCACCTATTACCAGCAGCTTCAAGAAGAAAATAGAGAACTGTTTAATGAGCTTAATCACAAGCTTCGATTAGAACAGTCGTTTCAAAAGTGGCAAAGTAAAATCGGGAAAATATATTTACCACAACCTAGAGAGAAAGATTTAGTTGTGCCACAAGATGATACTTATCTTCAAAAAGAAATTATTGATTTAACAAAATATAAAAATCAAATTCATGTAGGATCTATGTTTGAAGATTATAACTTAGAACAAGTTAATAATATTCAAGTTTCAAAGCAAGCAGATATTATGATCTTGTTCTATTTACTAGAAAATAAGTTTTCTAATCAGATAAAGCGCGCGAATTGGAATTACTATGAACCGAAGACATTACATGATTCTTCGTTAAGTCTAGCGAGTCATTGTATCCTTGCTTCTGATATGGATGACAGAGACTTAGCGTACTCATTATTTGAAAGAGCAGCAAAAATTGATTTAGGGCCAAATATGAAAACGTCCGACCATGGCATACACACGGCGTCTATCGGCGGGATTTGGCAGGCTGTTGTTTGTGGCTTTGGTGGCGTAAGGATGTTAGGCGGTGAGCTGCGTATTAATGCAAAGCTACCTGAGAAATGGAGCCATTTAGTTTTTCCGATTTATTGGCAAGACGATCGTCTCGAGGTAGATGTTACTCGTGAAGGAATAGTAATCCGAAACGTTACGAAGAAAAATACAGAAATTCAATTATCTATTCATGGTAAAGAGTATATATTGTCAGATATGTTACAAGTAAAGTTTTAAACGTAAAAACTCACCTATTTTTCGAAGGTACTCAAGAATAAAATCTGGAGCATAGTTTAGGTATCTTCGAATTTATGAAAGGACTGAAAGAAATGAAAGAACTGAAGGCTGTGATTTTTGACTTAGATGGAGTAATAACGGATACAGCCCAGCAGCACTATCTCGCTTGGAAGCAGCTGGCCGATGAGCTTGGAATACCTTTTGATAAAAACTTCAATGAAAAATTAAAAGGTGTAAGTCGAATGGAATCGTTACAACTGATTTTAGAGAATGGAAATCTTCAAGACAGTTACACAAAAGAGGAAAAATTGGTGTTTGCAATTAAAAAAAACGATCATTACAAACAACTGATTGAAGAAATAACCCCAACCGATATTCTGCCTGGGATGAAAGAGCTTCTCCAACAATTACGAGATCATCACATAAAGATTGGCTTGGCTTCAGCAAGTAAGAATGCTCTTACTGTTTTAAATAGATTAAAATTGACAGAGTTTTTCGACACAATTATCGATGCTAGCATGGTCGTTAACGGGAAACCAGATCCGGAAATTTTCCTAAAAGCAGCCAGCGCCTTAAGAGTTGAGGTAGATCAATGTGTAGGAATTGAAGACGCAGAAGCAGGAGTACAATCAATTAAATCTGCAGGGATTTTTGCGGTTGGTGTAGGTAGCCCTGAAGCGATGGCCAAAGCCGATATCATCGTCCAAGATACGAAAGAAATAACCCTGGATTTTATTAAAGAACGTTTTCAATAGAGTGAATTTGATAATGATAATATTTTAGCCGCATCTAGCTACAGCTAGTGGTGCTAAATCAGTATTGTGAAACTAATTAAATAACATCAAAAACAACTTTTTTACTGCAATCTATTACTTACGTTTTGAGGAGGAATTAAACATTCCTCTTTAAATAAAAAAAGGAAAATGGAAGGGGTAAATTAAAATGTCTATGAAAAAATGGTTTAGGTCAATTGGTGTTGCGTCATTACTGGTTGGTATGCTCGCTGCTTGTGGAGGAAACGATACTAGCACTTCAAATGAGACATCTAAAGATAACGGTAACGGTGATAACAGCAATGAAGAAGTGGTGGAAATTATCTTAAGTGGTTGGGGAGGTAATCCAGAAGAAACAACTCTATTAGCTGAAACACTTGAAGCTTTCGAGGATAAATATCCAAATATTAAAGTAAAACATGATATTATTTCTGATCAATACATGGATGTCTTGCAAACGCGATTAATTGGTGGCGAGGCAGCTGACGTCTTTTATCTAGATGCATTTGAAGCGCCGGCATTAATCGAATCAGGTGTACTTGAACCATTGGATCAATATGTGACGGCTGATTTTGATATTGATGATTTTGAAAAACCAATGTTAGAAGCTTTCCAAGAAGATGGAGTTACTTATGGTTTTCCGAAAGACTATTCTACTATAGCGCTTTTTTATAACAAAACGATGCTAGCAGAAGCTAATGTAGAAGTGCCGACAACTTGGGAAGAATTTCGTCAAGCGGCGATTGAATTAACACAAGGTACAGAAGTGTATGGATTTGGTGCAGCGCCTGAATTAGCTCGTGCCTATTATATTGGAGAATCAAAAGGTGGAAAAATTGTCACTGATAATCAAGCATCTTTTGGTGATGACAGAGTAATCGAAGCTTTACAACCTATTGTTGATATGAGAAATGTCGATAAATCAGCCGCTCAACCGAGTGAAGTTGGTTCAGGTTGGGGTGGCGAAATGTTCGGTCAAGGAAAAGCTGCCATGGTTATTGAAGGGAATTGGGCAATTCCATTTATCGAAAACAACTTCTCGGAAATTGATTTCGGTACAGCGGAAGTTCCAACAATCGACGGTCAAAAAGGAACAATGGCTTACACAGTTGCTTATGTCATGAACAAAGAATCAGACAAGAAAGAAGCTGCTTGGAAATTAATTGAATTTTTAACAGGTAAAGAAGGAATGGAGATCTGGACTAGTAAAGGTTTTGCCTTGCCGACACGGATATCCGTAGCAGAAACACTTGGTTGGGATTTAGATGAAAAGCGTGCTGCGATCGTAGCGGGAGCTCCATATGCTACAGTTTGGCAACAAGGAACAAACTTGCCAATTATTAATCAAAACTTTAACAACCAATTTTTAAGTGCTTTCATTGGACAACGTCCTTTAGACGAATCATTGAAAGAAGCAGAAGAAATTGCCAATCGTGAAATTAACAGATAATAAAGTTAGTTAATGAATGATTTTCATAATGCAAATTCTACGACACTAGGTGAAGCTTAATGTGGCTAGTTTATTGATATTATGAAATTTACTCTAATAGTAAATTGATAGAAAAGTATGCTCTCAAAGGTGATTAAAACCTTTGGGAGACCCATACTGTATGCTTCTTTGTTGTGATGGAAACTAAGCCATTTCTTTCTTCATTAGAAAGAATTATATAGTTTTATAGTCCTAAGAAGGGGAGCGGCCACTTTGCAATCTATTTTTGAAAAATTCAAAATCAATAAAAGAAGGTTAAGAGATTCTGGACAGGCGTATTTTTTCCTAGCGCCGATGTTGTTTACATTAGGGTTATTTATGTTAGCACCAATTTTTTATGCTTTATTTCTTTCGTTTCATAAAGTTCAGTTACTTGGAGGGACGAGTTACGACTTTGTCGGAATTCAAAACTTTTTAAGTGTGTTTGATGACCATCGCGCACTTATTGCTCTACGAAATACATTAAAGTACGTCATCATTGTTGTTCCATTGCAAACAATACTAGCGCTCGTTTTAGCGGCGACATTAAATGCGGGTCTCAAGGGACAAGGTTTTTTCCGAATTGTTTATTTTCTACCAACGTTAACATCCTCTGCAGTATTAACTCTTATTTTTATGTGGATGTATAACCAAAATGGACTTGTTAATCATGTGTTAAGCTTTTTTAACCTACCAACTTACAATTGGATTGGTGATCCGCAGGTTGCGTTAACAGCGATCATGATCATGAATATTTGGTCAACAGCACCGTTTTTTATGACAATTTATTTAGCTGCGTTGCAAGGTGTGCCAGAATCTTTATATGAAGCAGCAGATCTTGATGGTGCAAATATATTCCAGAAATTTTTGTATATTACTGTACCAAGTTTAAGACCAGTGACATCTTTTGTTGTGATTATAGGAATTATTGGTACGTTCCAATTATTTGATCAATCTTATATTTTCTCTGGTGGATCAGGTGGTCCAGATAATTCCACTCTAACTGTTGTACTCTTAATTTATCAATATGCCTTTAGAACAATGGGGACAATGGGGTACGCTGCGGCATTAGCATTTTCTTTAGCTGTATTTATCCTGTCAGCAACGCTTATTCAACGTAAGCTTTCTAAAGAAGAGTCGATCTATTAAGAGGGAGGGGAAATATCATGGAAACAAAGATGAAAAAAATTGGAAGACTAATTTTATATATCATTTTAAGTACTTATGCGGTCATTACTGTAATTCCTTTTTTATGGGCGTTATCGTCATCATTTAAGTCGCTTGAGGAAATCCTTTCAGGTACGCTAAATTTTATTCCGAGAGATTTCACGTTAGATAATTATCGAGAAATTTTTATTAGACAACCACTGTTTGGGAGATGGTTATTCAACTCATTATTCATTGCCATTGTGGGAACAGCTTTAAATGTTCTCTTCAATTCAATGGCAGGCTATGCACTAGCCCGTCTAACCTTTCCAGGTAAAAAATCCATATTTATTCTTGTATTAGTAGTGTTAATGATTCCGGCTCAAGTTACGTTAATTCCAAACTATTTAATCTTAAAAGAGTTTGGTTGGTTAAATACTTATCAAGGGATGATTATACCAGGAATGGTTAATGCGACGTTCATCTTTATGATGCGCCAATTCTTCATCAACTTCCCTAAGGAGTTGGAAGAATCAGCTGAACTTGATGGACTCAGTCGAATTGGAACTTTCTTTAGAATTGTCTTACCACTGGCAAAGCCAGCGATTGCTGCCCAAATCATTTTCGTGTTTATGGGATTTTGGAACAATTTTATGCAGCCTCTGATCATCTTGTCAGATCCGAATATGTTCACGTTACCGTTAGGATTGAATAGTTTTAAAGGTCAATATATTTCCTTTTGGAATTATATCATGGCCGCATCGATGGTATTTACATTGCCAGTATTGTTAATTTATGCATTTTTTAATCGATATTTTATTAAAGGAATTACATTTACTGGTAGTAAGTAATAAATAACTTCTTTTCGGAAGATGATTTCTGTAAAGCGATCGCATGTTTTTTAGTTGCATGTTAAAGCTATGGGAAATCATCTTTTTTTAAGAGATGAAGTCATCATTTAATAAATTAGATATGGTGGAGGCTTAGGGATGTTAACTTTTGATCAAGAAATACAGTTTTCAAACAAGCGTAACGATATTCTAACTATAGGGGAATTACTTATAGACATGATATCGGCAGATTATGATGAAAATTTTGAATGTAATACGTATCATAAGTTTTTCGGAGGTTCACCTTCTAATATTGCGATGAACGTCAAAAAATTAGGTAGTAATTCTCAAGTGGCTGCAGCTGTCGGCAATGATGGATTTGGGAAGTTTTTAATTAATCAATTAACCAACGCTAGCATTGATACGAACTGTATTCAGCAGTTTGATTACGCCACAAGTATGGTAGTAGTAACAAAAAGTAAAAATAGTCCGGTACCAATTTTTTATCGTCAGGCAGACTATCAATTAGCCTACACAAGGGAAATAGAAGAGGCTTTAATGAATTCTAAAATTGTTCACTTTTCTTGCTGGCCTATTTCGAAAATGCCTGCACGAGATACGATTGAAAAAGTTATTAAAGTCGCTAGA harbors:
- a CDS encoding MerR family transcriptional regulator translates to MDQHSYSIKQASQLTGLSKQLIRKWEERYQLVKPIRLDNGYRCYSENDIKTLLNTKYLVEEGHSIKRAASLVEKTELNKDIQIPTKIRPVKKPQIRNEIVLNLLREGTECNDLGMNMILQDAYYQNGLANFLQYVVLPFLTEVGGRWERGEWGEYQESLSSLVVRDYLVQLRRNFPVKSQAPTLLGACLPYEQHDIPLLINLLQTMLKGWNTILLGASPAPGAIEAMIKKLKPEKVMLSIITSFPFEKNPLVLSKLDQFASKSQTKFYLGGSGVAHIPSDTKLQFIQVAHSLEDILD
- a CDS encoding glycosyl hydrolase family 65 protein; protein product: MLNYHSGSSETKGWIVSETEFKPEVQGKCEAIMSLGNGYLGLRSSTEEPYLGQVRNLFVAGTFNKFDEQEVTELPNAADIVELNITLNEEKFSLEKGKLLEYRRDLNLRTGELEREIVWESPKGQSYRLLFKRFVSLNNLRLICLKLEVTPLSEEVEINIASGINAQVTNSGVQHFHEGEKRIFDNQYIQLLQQTTESKIDFVLNSVHVWKIKGSKLEIDPKLVMDRRKVFVEGNVTVAKGETVSFEKISNIYTSRDKEYDNDNYTLEVMRKNALCNLKEETVKGYDELFFESVTEWEQRWAQMEIKVESENEFDQLAIRFAHYHLITMAPGHDNRFGIAAKGLSGEGYKGHSFWDTEIFILPFFTYTYPETARRLLEYRFNTINGARKKAKDNHYEGAMYSWESAFSGEEVTPVWGGVDIVSGKATKIWSGFIEQHITSDIAFAVWQYYKITGDQNFMDQFGYEILFETATFWTSRLEWNDEQNRYHINEVIGPDEYKEHIDNNAFTNYMAHQNIELAITYYQQLQEENRELFNELNHKLRLEQSFQKWQSKIGKIYLPQPREKDLVVPQDDTYLQKEIIDLTKYKNQIHVGSMFEDYNLEQVNNIQVSKQADIMILFYLLENKFSNQIKRANWNYYEPKTLHDSSLSLASHCILASDMDDRDLAYSLFERAAKIDLGPNMKTSDHGIHTASIGGIWQAVVCGFGGVRMLGGELRINAKLPEKWSHLVFPIYWQDDRLEVDVTREGIVIRNVTKKNTEIQLSIHGKEYILSDMLQVKF
- a CDS encoding LacI family DNA-binding transcriptional regulator; this encodes MSTIKDIAKIAGVSVTTVSRALNGYSDVNENTRKKIKQIAVDLNYSPNVLARSLVTNKTKTIGLLVSGMKMESIKDNFTYEILCGINDTTANLDYDLIFFSTSTSNQKVKSYAQLCRERKVDGVIIQGIKTDDPYLQEVIDSEIPCVLVDIPIEGSSVGYVTTDNVLGAKNITNYLLKLGHRHIGMVNGHNRAFVSQQRLEGYRIALTEANLTFNWSYVVNGAFDEDEAYKSARKLLIDLPELTAIICASDLMALGVLKAAKELGVSVPEELSVTGYDDITLASYVTPKLTTVAQNKYLMGQKATELVVAMLQGDTGERKIILDTELKVRESTAKVRGE
- a CDS encoding DUF1365 family protein is translated as MKTKLYAGEMMHKRIQPVEHKFNYPIYFMSIDLDELAQQQAFFSYNKFNILSIYDRDYLRGQGTIKEKLQHSLRVANKPYVETISKVELLTMPRYLNYVFNPVSFFYCYDTNKQLVCVVVEVSNTFGEKHLYFLDNDNQRLQATQPQLKNKEIYDLPIMQFQENKNFHVSPFNNLDGVYHFKLTQLTNKVSIDIDLHQQDKLKLATRLQVNAVPLTKLTLLAHLLKFPFTASIAMPRILFQAAQLLYRKGVKVQMKPRLSSPMTFSTVKPSVLVSLRMRLVFKYLSNLKIGAIVVSLPDWSEEVFGDVDAKFKVKIEIHDYNFFSNVMKNGDIGLGESYMKGHWSCSDLTSLFRLFLVNRDHLNHTSVGRNWINNKLIRIKHTLRRNSLSGSSKNIRAHYDLNNQFFEAFLDDSMTYSSGIYDHPNQTLEQAQVNKLQAIIQKAQIGPEDHVLEIGSGWGSFALEAVKTTGCRVTSVTLSEEQLKYAREKVEKEGLSDRIDFQLCDYRNITGSFDKIVSIEMFEAVGHEYYGEFFKICDRLLKPNGLFVMQVITIADQYYENYRRSTDWIQAYIFPGGIVPSLTAMTKAMTKDSALVVDGVDNIGMDYARTLQAWKARFFEQTAEIKALGFDDDFFRMWEYYLCYCEAGFLTRQLGVYQMVMSRPNETIANIEQKAN
- a CDS encoding FAD-dependent oxidoreductase, translating into MKNQQGKRRIAVIGAGVAGIVASYILQRKYDVSLFEKNHYLGGHTNTVVIEAGPDKGLPVDTGFIVLNDKTYPLFNQFLNQLNVKTRTSDMSFSYYDQRDQFQFAGTNLNGLFAQRKHFFSPSFYQLLAGIIKFSKHALNDLENNRFNGETLGQYIERIKIPDISTQRYLIPMGGAIWSASEKDILDYPAESFVRFFKNHGLLSLKDIPEWKTVVGGSHSYVKAFEEQFSGQIHLNAEIDFVRREDEQIILRMSDGTEQCYDDVVLATHADESLRLLFDPTDEEKKRLGAWSYSKNHTILHTDTSVLPKLKRAWASWNYIRHDDQGQSGSVTYHMNRLQGLNTKQDYCVTLNGSQLISPDKIIKEMIYTHPIFTNESLNSQAGLPHLNGKNNTYFCGSYFGYGFHEDAVKSAVDVARKMGLSL
- a CDS encoding DUF2177 family protein; amino-acid sequence: MMHFIKVYAIAIVIFFLIDMLWLGVIAKDFYREQLGTMMKTEFNWIAAFSFYFLFIAALVFFVINPALANESWRYALFAGAFFGLVTYATYDLTNLATLNNWPLKMTIVDLIWGTVLGGSTSTITYLIAKKFFF